One window of Metamycoplasma arthritidis genomic DNA carries:
- a CDS encoding substrate-binding domain-containing protein — protein MKKVFNKNMFFISITTTCSLVCLVTLVSTSFPKVNLIVASGSSSMQPLLNALINQQNQKNLEVNVQPRGSVFGINKLMADETTLALSSKSPRKDIKRFSLLEKWTAKEIKTTTIGLEGIGILAKLPADASANDYEINEANISKLYEAFAGHKQVALSEFSAKKATEDDKYFLKPFARDGGAFNSGTAESFLENSGFKNLNISSTDLVSLEGKQNYGNFTKTTAESNSEAFSYFSKEGKEVGSITYLSLGYILKNLEKIKAMGYTLLNVRYQNEIIEPNNRNIELNKYRWWRPFNVLTSLKSINKTTKEFLERILFDNNDEVFASLGVLKTPPALLKKMYHLSEQEFNDPNFDFKKHLDKFYVADSKLKSYGVENE, from the coding sequence ATGAAAAAAGTATTTAACAAAAATATGTTTTTCATTAGCATAACTACAACATGTAGTTTGGTTTGTTTAGTCACCTTAGTTTCGACTAGTTTTCCCAAAGTTAATTTAATAGTTGCCTCTGGTTCTAGTAGTATGCAGCCATTACTTAACGCCCTAATTAATCAGCAAAATCAAAAAAATTTAGAAGTAAATGTTCAACCTCGTGGTTCAGTTTTTGGTATTAACAAATTAATGGCAGATGAAACTACTTTGGCTTTGTCTTCAAAGTCACCACGCAAGGATATTAAGAGATTTTCGCTTTTAGAGAAATGAACCGCCAAAGAAATAAAAACAACAACCATCGGTCTTGAAGGGATTGGAATTTTAGCAAAACTTCCAGCTGACGCTTCGGCTAATGATTATGAGATTAATGAAGCTAATATTAGTAAACTATACGAAGCATTTGCGGGACACAAACAAGTTGCTCTTAGCGAATTTTCAGCTAAAAAAGCCACTGAAGACGATAAATATTTTCTTAAACCATTTGCTAGAGATGGCGGTGCTTTTAATTCTGGAACTGCCGAAAGTTTTCTAGAAAATAGTGGCTTTAAAAATTTAAATATTAGTAGCACTGATCTTGTTTCTTTAGAAGGCAAGCAAAATTATGGTAATTTTACTAAGACAACCGCTGAAAGTAATTCCGAAGCCTTCAGTTATTTTTCAAAAGAAGGTAAAGAAGTTGGATCCATTACTTATCTTTCATTAGGATATATCTTAAAGAATCTTGAAAAAATTAAAGCGATGGGTTACACGCTTTTAAATGTGCGTTATCAAAATGAAATAATTGAACCCAATAATCGTAATATTGAGCTAAACAAGTATCGCTGATGAAGACCGTTTAACGTTTTAACTTCGCTTAAAAGTATTAATAAAACTACTAAGGAATTTCTTGAGCGAATTCTTTTTGACAATAATGATGAAGTTTTTGCTAGTTTAGGAGTTTTGAAAACTCCACCTGCTTTACTTAAGAAAATGTATCACCTCAGTGAACAAGAGTTTAATGACCCTAACTTTGATTTTAAAAAGCATCTTGATAAATTTTATGTAGCAGATAGTAAGCTAAAATCTTATGGGGTTGAAAATGAATAA
- a CDS encoding ABC transporter permease subunit has product MNKKATIKNSILKNSSLIITIFGLFILFLILISIFVEALPGFKAYGWSILGIKYNLPNGQAGIILPLLTSFIIVSLSVLIATFIGIKVAFFLKFRSPNWFYKCSKFLIDIFSVMPSVVIGVFASLSLSKLLELLNFATTLNVVTAILMLAIMTLPTIINFLLLSLETLEPSLLESALSLGLSKTRAIYKIIKAKYRENIFATVMFAFAKALGESMALNFILTSQSYNNVYGSGFSAFWLSGLKTIASLISYNAFAENGTEAFRGILFTYALILFALVMLFNSVSLMILKPTKIHKKAKQKEIENKAIDDVKMLNDNQWKFNNNYYIEKAYDRYKKIGEWISISVFYIVIFWVFGFIILNGLKALATTGSTLFDFSANSTGRAFVNTLVILLLSLAIILPFTFFSAIYINEYLKNKKIKNFILFTLDSFQATPSIIFGLFGYNFFVNTLKVSGTGFNNNSLIAGILTLLLLIYAPLTRAFQQNLNLPKKELWENALALNITKQKYLFKILIPSIAFSMLFAFFNNINKVIVEAAPLFLTAGLSSSSRFGLNLWGQTLTTRIYAQLFSNSAQAQNIMYEVAFITFIFIILLTVFIRIVLPRIKKLVNAKKGVKYAK; this is encoded by the coding sequence ATGAATAAAAAAGCCACGATAAAAAATAGTATTCTTAAAAATAGCAGCCTAATAATTACTATTTTTGGACTTTTTATTTTATTCTTAATTTTAATTAGTATTTTTGTTGAGGCACTTCCTGGTTTTAAGGCTTACGGCTGAAGTATTCTGGGAATTAAATATAATTTGCCTAATGGTCAAGCCGGTATTATTTTGCCCTTGTTAACGTCATTCATTATTGTTTCTCTTAGTGTGCTGATTGCTACGTTTATCGGTATTAAAGTGGCATTTTTTCTTAAATTTAGATCGCCAAATTGGTTTTATAAATGTAGCAAATTTTTAATTGACATTTTTTCGGTAATGCCTTCGGTTGTGATTGGAGTTTTTGCTTCGCTTTCACTTAGCAAATTATTAGAATTACTAAATTTTGCTACTACTTTAAACGTTGTTACTGCGATTTTAATGCTTGCAATTATGACGCTTCCAACTATTATTAATTTTCTCTTGCTTTCTTTAGAAACACTTGAACCTTCATTACTAGAATCAGCACTTTCTTTAGGGCTTAGCAAAACAAGAGCAATTTATAAAATTATCAAAGCTAAGTATCGCGAAAATATTTTTGCAACTGTCATGTTTGCCTTTGCAAAAGCATTAGGCGAAAGTATGGCCCTTAATTTTATTTTGACTAGTCAAAGCTACAATAATGTTTATGGCTCGGGGTTTAGTGCCTTCTGACTTAGTGGGTTAAAAACGATTGCCTCACTAATTTCTTATAATGCTTTTGCCGAAAATGGCACCGAAGCTTTTAGAGGGATTTTATTTACTTATGCACTAATTCTTTTTGCATTGGTTATGCTATTTAATAGTGTTTCTTTGATGATTTTAAAACCAACTAAAATACACAAAAAAGCTAAACAAAAAGAAATTGAAAACAAAGCTATTGATGATGTAAAAATGCTTAATGATAATCAATGAAAATTCAATAACAATTACTATATAGAAAAAGCTTATGATAGATATAAAAAAATTGGTGAATGAATTTCAATTTCAGTTTTTTATATAGTAATTTTTTGAGTTTTTGGATTCATAATCTTAAATGGGCTTAAAGCATTAGCGACCACTGGCAGCACACTTTTTGATTTTTCAGCAAATTCTACTGGTAGAGCGTTTGTTAATACACTTGTAATTTTATTGTTATCTTTAGCAATCATCCTTCCATTTACTTTCTTTTCCGCAATCTACATTAATGAATATCTAAAGAATAAAAAGATAAAAAATTTCATTCTCTTTACATTGGATAGCTTTCAAGCCACACCATCAATTATCTTTGGCCTCTTTGGTTATAACTTTTTTGTCAACACCTTAAAAGTATCAGGCACTGGGTTTAATAATAATTCTTTAATTGCCGGAATTCTAACTTTATTGCTTTTAATCTATGCACCGTTAACAAGAGCCTTTCAGCAAAATCTAAATTTACCTAAAAAAGAACTTTGAGAAAACGCTCTTGCCTTAAACATTACTAAGCAAAAATATTTATTTAAAATCCTAATTCCTTCAATAGCATTTTCGATGCTCTTTGCTTTTTTTAATAATATTAATAAAGTAATTGTTGAAGCAGCGCCATTATTTTTAACAGCTGGATTAAGCTCTAGTTCAAGGTTCGGTCTTAATTTATGGGGTCAAACCCTAACGACACGGATTTATGCACAATTGTTTTCGAATAGCGCTCAAGCGCAAAATATCATGTACGAAGTCGCTTTTATTACTTTTATTTTCATCATTCTCCTCACGGTTTTTATAAGAATTGTGCTACCTAGAATCAAAAAACTGGTAAATGCTAAGAAAGGAGTTAAATATGCAAAATAA